One window of Phycodurus eques isolate BA_2022a chromosome 17, UOR_Pequ_1.1, whole genome shotgun sequence genomic DNA carries:
- the taf9 gene encoding transcription initiation factor TFIID subunit 9 isoform X1 produces MSAPKSIPKDAQVMIQILKDMGVTEYEPRVINQMLEFTYRYVTSIIEDAKIYATHAKKSNVDADDIKLAIQCRMDQSFTSPPPRDVRTHVCVKFLLEVARQKNQTPLPLIKPYTGPRLPPDRYCLTAPNYRLKFLPKKVVSAGRISAPRLSVSAVSSRPATPTLGNSSVQSMGGTKVGPSVSLTGQRFAVQIPPPLQSSGTKSAPLTTPTGSSVLINPSLIGSKNILITTTMAAQSTGGGESLKRKHQDDDDYDAL; encoded by the exons ATGTCTGCTCCCAAAAGCATCCCTAAAGATGCTcag gtGATGATCCAGATCCTGAAGGACATGGGGGTGACCGAGTACGAGCCCCGCGTCATCAACCAAATGTTGGAGTTCACTTACA GATACGTGACGAGCATCATCGAAGATGCCAAGATCTACGCCACGCATGCCAAGAAGTCCAACGTGGACGCCGACGACATCAAACTGGCCATTCAGTGCCGCATGGACCAGTCCTTTACATCACCACCACCGAGAGATGTAAGAACACACGTGTGCGTTAAG TTCCTCTTGGAGGTGGCCAGACAGAAGAACCAGACGCCGCTCCCCCTCATTAAACCGTACACAGGGCCCCGCCTCCCTCCGGACCGCTACTGCCTGACCGCACCCAACTACCGCCTCAAGTTCCTCCCCAAAAAGGTGGTGTCGGCTGGCAGGATATCGGCACCCCGCCTCAGCGTCAGTGCAGTCTCTAGCAGACCGGCCACGCCCACGCTCG GAAACTCGTCTGTTCAGTCAATGGGCGGCACCAAGGTGGGACCGTCGGTGTCGCTGACAGGTCAGAGGTTTGCCGTGCAGATCCCGCCTCCATTGCAGAGCAGTGGCACCAAAAGTG CCCCGTTGACCACGCCCACCGGCTCCAGCGTGCTCATCAACCCGTCTCTGATTGGCTCCAAGAACATCCTCATTACCACCACCATGGCAGCTCAGAGCACCGGCGGTGGAGAGTCGCTGAAGAGGAAACACCAGGACGACGACGACTACGATGCCTTGTGa
- the taf9 gene encoding transcription initiation factor TFIID subunit 9 isoform X2 gives MSAPKSIPKDAQVMIQILKDMGVTEYEPRVINQMLEFTYRYVTSIIEDAKIYATHAKKSNVDADDIKLAIQCRMDQSFTSPPPRDFLLEVARQKNQTPLPLIKPYTGPRLPPDRYCLTAPNYRLKFLPKKVVSAGRISAPRLSVSAVSSRPATPTLGNSSVQSMGGTKVGPSVSLTGQRFAVQIPPPLQSSGTKSAPLTTPTGSSVLINPSLIGSKNILITTTMAAQSTGGGESLKRKHQDDDDYDAL, from the exons ATGTCTGCTCCCAAAAGCATCCCTAAAGATGCTcag gtGATGATCCAGATCCTGAAGGACATGGGGGTGACCGAGTACGAGCCCCGCGTCATCAACCAAATGTTGGAGTTCACTTACA GATACGTGACGAGCATCATCGAAGATGCCAAGATCTACGCCACGCATGCCAAGAAGTCCAACGTGGACGCCGACGACATCAAACTGGCCATTCAGTGCCGCATGGACCAGTCCTTTACATCACCACCACCGAGAGAT TTCCTCTTGGAGGTGGCCAGACAGAAGAACCAGACGCCGCTCCCCCTCATTAAACCGTACACAGGGCCCCGCCTCCCTCCGGACCGCTACTGCCTGACCGCACCCAACTACCGCCTCAAGTTCCTCCCCAAAAAGGTGGTGTCGGCTGGCAGGATATCGGCACCCCGCCTCAGCGTCAGTGCAGTCTCTAGCAGACCGGCCACGCCCACGCTCG GAAACTCGTCTGTTCAGTCAATGGGCGGCACCAAGGTGGGACCGTCGGTGTCGCTGACAGGTCAGAGGTTTGCCGTGCAGATCCCGCCTCCATTGCAGAGCAGTGGCACCAAAAGTG CCCCGTTGACCACGCCCACCGGCTCCAGCGTGCTCATCAACCCGTCTCTGATTGGCTCCAAGAACATCCTCATTACCACCACCATGGCAGCTCAGAGCACCGGCGGTGGAGAGTCGCTGAAGAGGAAACACCAGGACGACGACGACTACGATGCCTTGTGa